One genomic region from Stackebrandtia nassauensis DSM 44728 encodes:
- a CDS encoding SigE family RNA polymerase sigma factor — MRVRHDAEFQEYARSKLDSMRYFAYLSCGDWHRAEDAVQVAFVKLYAAWGRAARESLDAYTRRIVVNVLINEGRRFRFRREHLDDDPAVPVTWDGDDRSDDRMVLLQALSGLPRRQRITLVLRFWEDLSVEQTAAIMRCSPSTVKSQSVKGLAAMRDRLSGSFPTLPKGATA, encoded by the coding sequence ATGAGAGTCCGACACGACGCGGAGTTCCAGGAGTACGCGAGATCCAAATTGGATTCCATGCGGTACTTCGCCTACTTGTCCTGCGGCGACTGGCATCGCGCCGAGGACGCCGTGCAGGTGGCCTTCGTGAAGCTGTACGCCGCCTGGGGACGCGCCGCGCGCGAATCCCTGGACGCCTACACCCGGCGCATCGTGGTGAACGTACTCATCAACGAGGGCAGACGATTCCGGTTCCGGCGGGAACACCTGGACGACGACCCGGCCGTCCCGGTGACCTGGGACGGCGACGACCGCTCCGACGACCGGATGGTGCTGCTGCAGGCGCTGTCGGGACTGCCGCGCCGACAGCGCATCACGCTGGTGCTGCGGTTCTGGGAGGACCTGTCGGTGGAGCAGACCGCGGCGATCATGCGCTGCTCGCCGTCCACCGTGAAGAGTCAGTCCGTCAAGGGCCTGGCGGCGATGCGCGATCGGCTTTCCGGCAGCTTTCCCACCCTCCCGAAAGGAGCGACGGCATGA
- a CDS encoding MmcQ/YjbR family DNA-binding protein, with product MATWDDVRRIAMALPETTERSSYDGTAAWRVKDKLFVWERPLRGTDREALGESAPDGPILAARVADLGEREALIEQDPKVYFTIPHFDGYPAILIHLDNIDVAELTEVVTDAWFTRAPKRVASQFRAREAESQG from the coding sequence ATGGCGACTTGGGACGACGTGCGCCGCATCGCGATGGCGCTGCCGGAGACGACCGAACGCTCCAGCTACGACGGCACCGCCGCGTGGCGGGTCAAGGACAAGCTGTTCGTGTGGGAGCGCCCGCTGCGCGGCACCGACCGCGAGGCCCTCGGCGAGTCCGCCCCCGACGGCCCGATCCTCGCCGCCAGGGTCGCTGACCTCGGCGAACGCGAGGCCCTCATCGAACAGGACCCGAAGGTCTACTTCACCATCCCGCACTTCGACGGGTATCCGGCGATCCTCATCCATCTGGACAACATCGACGTGGCGGAGCTGACCGAGGTCGTCACCGACGCGTGGTTCACGCGGGCGCCCAAGCGGGTAGCCAGCCAGTTCCGGGCCCGCGAGGCCGAGTCCCAGGGCTGA
- a CDS encoding VOC family protein: MITEAFPMLTTPDLKRALGFYRDLLGGEVYYQFPAEGEPMYVTLRCGSSSLGIGEDTETAGRNRDSGVFSLCVYVDDVDAALKRLGDAHAVILSPAVDQPWGERMAEVADPDGTRIVLMSKLDA; this comes from the coding sequence GTGATCACCGAGGCTTTTCCCATGCTGACGACGCCCGACCTGAAGCGCGCGCTCGGGTTCTACCGGGATCTGCTGGGCGGGGAGGTCTACTACCAGTTCCCGGCCGAGGGCGAGCCGATGTACGTGACCCTGCGCTGTGGTTCGTCGTCGCTGGGCATCGGCGAGGACACCGAGACCGCGGGACGCAATCGCGACAGCGGCGTGTTCAGCCTGTGCGTGTACGTCGACGACGTCGACGCGGCCCTGAAGCGCCTGGGGGACGCGCACGCGGTGATCCTGTCGCCAGCCGTCGACCAACCGTGGGGCGAGCGGATGGCGGAGGTCGCCGATCCCGACGGCACCCGGATCGTCCTGATGTCCAAGCTGGACGCGTAA
- the dapF gene encoding diaminopimelate epimerase — protein MTDFAKGSATAFSKGHGTGNDFVILADPDNAAPLTNWQIADLCDRRSGIGGDGLLRVVRSAKHPEAVELSSEAEWFMDYYNADGSVAEMCGNGVRVFARYLLEHDLAEPGDIPLATRAGLRTVSCVGDEFRVDMGPARFEGASEAIVDGRRYAGTRVSMGNPHLVCRVDDPYTLDLHKVPAVDAQLFPTGVNVEFITGPANHITMRVHERGVGETRSCGTGAVAAAAVALGGVGTCTVDVPGGTLTVTVSTDTTTLTGPAVIVAEGHTNLV, from the coding sequence GTGACCGACTTCGCCAAGGGCTCCGCCACGGCCTTCTCCAAAGGGCACGGGACCGGCAATGACTTCGTCATCCTGGCCGACCCGGACAACGCCGCCCCGCTGACCAACTGGCAGATCGCCGACCTGTGCGACCGCCGCAGCGGCATCGGCGGCGACGGGCTGCTGCGGGTGGTGCGGTCCGCCAAGCACCCCGAGGCCGTCGAACTGTCCAGCGAGGCCGAATGGTTCATGGACTACTACAACGCCGACGGCAGTGTCGCCGAGATGTGCGGCAACGGCGTGCGGGTCTTCGCCCGCTACCTGCTCGAGCACGACCTCGCCGAACCCGGCGACATCCCGCTGGCCACCCGCGCGGGGCTGCGGACGGTCAGCTGCGTGGGTGACGAGTTCCGCGTCGACATGGGGCCCGCCCGGTTCGAGGGGGCATCCGAGGCCATAGTCGACGGACGCCGCTACGCGGGAACCCGTGTCTCCATGGGCAACCCGCACCTGGTGTGCCGCGTCGACGACCCCTACACCCTGGACCTCCACAAAGTACCGGCGGTGGACGCCCAGCTGTTCCCGACCGGCGTCAACGTCGAGTTCATCACCGGCCCCGCCAACCACATCACGATGCGCGTCCACGAACGCGGCGTCGGCGAGACCCGCTCCTGCGGCACCGGCGCGGTAGCCGCCGCCGCGGTGGCGCTTGGCGGCGTGGGCACCTGCACCGTCGACGTCCCCGGCGGCACGCTCACCGTCACCGTCTCGACGGACACCACAACGCTCACCGGCCCCGCCGTCATCGTCGCCGAGGGCCACACCAACCTCGTGTGA
- a CDS encoding nicotinate-nucleotide--dimethylbenzimidazole phosphoribosyltransferase has translation MNDDNSVFADARVPFPDAAYATRASNRLVEALVPGTGLGTLTPAIAWSGRVQGTDAPRPFRDITGLIVSGGHDGDFAYADDPADESILTRLAERAGVSLRRLETVTGAAAETGPVLSEDQYLECLEIGKQAADASIDSGADLLVLCGLGPGTRTAAIAVTAHLTRIPPVELSPRLRLPGGVIDDNAWMRRTAAIRDAFTRLGGPGRKAQTMLTELGGPVMATLTGIIVAAAIRRTPMLIDGPVAAAAALVSRDFSLGAPKWCYAPDRIPHPVVERVAGQTGMAEPIGFGVDVGEGCAAMQAIPLLQQTLRLFDELPFPEPEPEPEPEPEKETDDGAAADDETVEDKSED, from the coding sequence GTGAACGACGACAATTCGGTATTCGCCGACGCGAGGGTCCCGTTCCCCGACGCCGCCTACGCCACCCGCGCCTCCAACCGGCTGGTCGAGGCTCTCGTCCCCGGTACCGGGCTCGGCACGCTGACCCCCGCCATCGCCTGGTCGGGCCGGGTGCAGGGCACCGACGCGCCCCGGCCGTTTCGCGACATCACGGGCCTGATCGTGTCCGGCGGTCACGACGGTGACTTCGCGTACGCCGACGATCCGGCCGACGAGTCGATCCTGACCCGGCTGGCCGAGCGGGCGGGCGTGTCGCTGCGGCGGCTGGAGACCGTCACGGGCGCCGCCGCCGAGACCGGCCCGGTGTTGTCCGAGGACCAGTATCTGGAGTGTCTGGAGATCGGCAAGCAGGCGGCCGACGCCAGCATCGACTCCGGCGCCGACCTGCTCGTCCTGTGTGGTCTCGGACCGGGCACCCGGACGGCCGCCATCGCCGTCACCGCGCACCTGACCCGGATTCCGCCCGTCGAGCTGTCGCCCCGGCTGCGACTGCCGGGCGGCGTCATCGACGACAACGCCTGGATGCGCCGCACCGCGGCCATCCGCGACGCCTTCACCCGGCTGGGCGGTCCGGGACGCAAGGCCCAGACGATGCTGACCGAACTGGGCGGTCCGGTGATGGCGACGCTGACCGGGATCATCGTGGCCGCGGCGATCCGTCGCACCCCGATGCTCATCGACGGGCCGGTCGCGGCGGCCGCCGCGTTGGTGTCGCGGGACTTCTCGCTGGGTGCCCCGAAGTGGTGCTACGCCCCCGACCGGATCCCGCACCCGGTGGTGGAGCGGGTCGCTGGCCAGACGGGCATGGCCGAGCCGATCGGTTTTGGCGTCGATGTCGGCGAGGGCTGCGCGGCGATGCAGGCTATCCCGCTGTTGCAGCAGACGCTGCGGCTGTTCGACGAGCTCCCGTTCCCTGAGCCCGAACCGGAGCCGGAACCCGAGCCGGAGAAGGAAACCGACGACGGCGCCGCCGCTGACGACGAAACGGTCGAGGACAAGAGCGAGGACTAG
- a CDS encoding response regulator transcription factor: protein MIKVLLADDQALVRGAMAAMLGLETDIEVVAEVGTGDEVLPAVARLRPDVALLDVQMPGDGLSVAARLRDEHPTVRVIICTTFGRPGYLARATRAGAAGFVVKDTPPEQLVESIRRVHAGLRVIDPALAAESSVLGTSPLTERERQVLSAIAGGGTIADAARRLFLSQGTVRNHLSSAIGKTGTRTSAEAARLADDRGWL from the coding sequence ATGATCAAGGTACTGCTGGCCGACGACCAGGCGCTGGTGCGCGGCGCCATGGCCGCGATGCTCGGTCTGGAGACCGATATCGAGGTGGTGGCCGAGGTCGGGACCGGGGACGAGGTGCTGCCCGCCGTGGCGCGGCTGCGTCCCGACGTCGCGCTGCTGGACGTGCAGATGCCCGGCGACGGTTTGAGCGTCGCGGCCCGGCTGCGGGACGAACACCCGACGGTGCGGGTCATCATCTGCACGACGTTCGGGCGGCCCGGTTACCTGGCGCGGGCGACCCGGGCGGGAGCGGCGGGGTTCGTCGTCAAGGACACCCCGCCCGAGCAGCTGGTCGAGTCGATCCGGCGGGTGCACGCGGGGCTGCGGGTCATCGATCCGGCGCTGGCGGCGGAGTCGTCGGTGCTGGGGACGTCGCCGCTGACCGAGCGGGAACGGCAGGTGCTGTCGGCCATCGCCGGGGGCGGCACGATCGCCGACGCGGCCAGGCGGCTGTTCCTGTCACAGGGGACGGTGCGCAATCACCTGTCGTCGGCGATCGGGAAGACGGGCACTCGGACGTCGGCCGAGGCGGCGCGGCTCGCCGACGATCGCGGCTGGCTGTAG
- a CDS encoding sensor histidine kinase produces MRELQLARFRVPSWAAIDRLPGSSASRTIRFLAVVGGLTVVCAWVSAYTVPEPGTGMPRSVGVALWVVYTVSLLVLPVRLWRSTLWQRLAMNLWLNLLGVAILFAFWFTDILVFLFSIAVAAVTLPMLMAVSLNGVVLGAMFALSVTVADKEMSGADMAVLISIAISATVTGQLIRTVNQLRETRAELARLAVVNERNRLARDLHDVLGHSLTTISVKAGLARRLLESGTDDRARLVAEVSDSERLARQAMTEVRAVVSEYRTSLRTELAGVAEALDAAGIRAVLPSVVDVVPGEWQPAFAYVLREGVTNVMRHSRASVCEVRVGPNWIEVVDDGRGSSDGKPGNGITGLRERLAVVGGTVTAGPRPDGEGFRLRAVVPGGAE; encoded by the coding sequence GTGAGGGAGCTTCAGCTGGCCCGGTTCCGGGTTCCATCGTGGGCGGCCATCGACCGGTTGCCGGGTTCGTCGGCGTCGCGGACGATCCGATTCCTGGCGGTGGTGGGTGGTCTGACGGTGGTCTGTGCCTGGGTGTCGGCGTACACCGTGCCGGAGCCGGGAACCGGCATGCCGCGAAGCGTCGGGGTCGCGCTGTGGGTGGTCTACACGGTGAGCCTTTTGGTGCTGCCGGTCCGGCTGTGGCGCTCAACGCTGTGGCAACGGCTGGCCATGAACCTGTGGCTGAACCTGCTGGGCGTCGCGATCCTGTTCGCGTTCTGGTTCACCGACATCCTGGTGTTCCTGTTCTCCATCGCCGTGGCCGCCGTGACCCTGCCGATGCTGATGGCGGTGAGCCTCAACGGCGTGGTGCTGGGCGCGATGTTCGCGCTGAGCGTCACGGTCGCCGACAAGGAGATGTCGGGGGCCGACATGGCGGTGCTGATATCGATCGCGATCAGCGCCACCGTGACCGGACAGCTGATCCGGACGGTGAACCAGCTGCGCGAAACACGGGCCGAGCTGGCACGGCTGGCGGTGGTGAACGAACGCAACCGCTTGGCCCGTGACCTGCACGATGTGTTGGGGCACAGTCTGACCACGATCTCGGTGAAGGCGGGGCTGGCGCGACGGTTGCTGGAGTCCGGAACCGACGACAGGGCGAGGCTGGTCGCCGAAGTGTCCGATTCGGAGCGATTGGCTCGGCAGGCCATGACCGAGGTGCGCGCGGTGGTGTCGGAGTATCGGACGAGCCTGCGGACCGAGCTGGCCGGGGTCGCCGAAGCACTTGACGCGGCGGGGATCCGGGCGGTGCTGCCATCCGTTGTGGACGTGGTTCCGGGGGAGTGGCAACCGGCGTTCGCCTACGTGCTGCGGGAGGGCGTGACCAACGTGATGCGGCATTCGCGGGCCAGCGTGTGCGAGGTGCGCGTCGGTCCGAACTGGATCGAGGTCGTCGACGACGGTCGGGGATCGTCGGACGGCAAGCCCGGCAACGGCATCACCGGGCTACGCGAGCGATTGGCGGTCGTCGGCGGCACCGTCACCGCGGGGCCGCGACCCGATGGTGAGGGTTTTCGATTGCGGGCGGTCGTGCCGGGAGGCGCTGAATGA
- a CDS encoding alpha/beta hydrolase: MVNIPSLRRHLPWLLALLSTVTGLGLSVSLRFPEVLLDPPSFGASLASARPVAAVASLLGLAASGVVLVRLSRGLPAARLFGVVAGWCLAACGAAGLALLVLWGSGLDAAASVVSTSVFAVFGLAVPLLLAVWTARLVRSVGVGAITGWLAVAGLVATVVRSATWWLNAILPTQDGFYVVSAILTLLALTAAPLWIFWLIRLGFSLRSSSPVAAPGRGFAAVARRCGLGLLTLVFALAHATAAIVSTPIPDTSDVPAVPSAGAAFFHPVMLAAASQFAQPTSYPDLLEQRRDERFTEPRTPAGTTIDKVDAGDVPAEFLCADGATKDRVFLYLHGGGFIMPMSNFHRDFAAELSRQTGSCLLMPHYRLAPKHPFPAAIEDSVAAYRWLLETGVPAAAVTIIGDSCGGTFTLSTALSLQDSGDEMPGALVGLSPATDLTFTGETHRSNAWTDPLIAAEHKKFVQRSYTGDGEADVRDPLLSPLFADTVDLATLPPTLLHAGSEETLLSDSIRMADRMRMAGGDVALEVWPGLPHTVPLVFPEIMEADVTFERIADFSAVHTS; this comes from the coding sequence ATGGTGAATATCCCAAGCCTGAGAAGGCATCTCCCCTGGTTGCTGGCCCTCCTGTCCACTGTCACCGGCTTGGGGCTGTCGGTTTCGCTGCGGTTCCCCGAGGTCCTGCTCGACCCGCCCTCGTTCGGTGCGTCGCTGGCGTCCGCGCGTCCGGTCGCGGCGGTGGCGAGCCTGCTGGGTCTGGCCGCGTCGGGTGTCGTACTGGTGCGACTGTCGCGCGGGCTGCCCGCCGCGCGGCTGTTCGGCGTCGTCGCCGGATGGTGCCTGGCCGCGTGCGGTGCTGCCGGGCTGGCCCTGCTCGTGTTGTGGGGCAGCGGACTCGACGCCGCCGCCTCGGTCGTGTCGACGTCGGTGTTCGCGGTCTTCGGTCTGGCGGTACCGCTGCTGCTGGCGGTGTGGACGGCGAGGCTGGTCCGGTCCGTCGGCGTCGGTGCGATCACCGGATGGTTGGCGGTGGCCGGACTGGTGGCGACGGTGGTGCGCTCGGCGACGTGGTGGCTCAACGCGATACTGCCCACACAGGACGGGTTCTACGTCGTCTCGGCGATCCTGACGCTGCTGGCGCTGACCGCTGCTCCGCTGTGGATCTTCTGGCTGATCCGGCTGGGCTTCTCGCTGCGCTCCTCATCCCCGGTCGCGGCACCGGGACGCGGGTTCGCCGCCGTGGCCCGGCGTTGTGGCCTGGGCCTGTTGACGCTCGTGTTCGCGCTGGCCCACGCGACGGCGGCGATCGTGAGCACCCCGATCCCCGACACCTCCGATGTTCCCGCCGTCCCCAGCGCGGGGGCGGCGTTCTTCCATCCGGTGATGCTGGCCGCCGCCTCCCAGTTCGCGCAGCCCACCAGCTATCCCGACCTGCTCGAACAACGCCGGGACGAGCGGTTCACCGAACCGAGGACGCCCGCCGGGACCACCATCGACAAGGTCGACGCCGGTGACGTCCCCGCCGAGTTCCTGTGCGCCGACGGCGCCACGAAGGATCGCGTCTTCCTGTACCTCCACGGCGGCGGCTTCATCATGCCGATGTCCAATTTCCACCGCGACTTCGCCGCCGAGCTGTCCCGCCAGACCGGATCCTGTCTGCTGATGCCGCACTACCGGCTGGCCCCCAAGCATCCGTTCCCGGCGGCGATCGAGGACAGCGTCGCGGCCTACCGATGGCTGTTGGAAACCGGGGTTCCCGCCGCCGCTGTCACCATCATCGGCGACTCCTGCGGCGGCACGTTCACCCTCTCCACAGCACTGTCGCTACAGGACAGCGGCGACGAGATGCCGGGAGCGCTGGTGGGCCTGTCGCCCGCGACCGACCTGACGTTCACCGGCGAGACCCACCGCTCCAACGCCTGGACCGATCCCCTCATCGCCGCCGAGCACAAGAAGTTCGTGCAGCGTTCCTACACCGGTGACGGCGAAGCCGACGTCCGCGACCCGCTGTTGTCGCCGTTGTTCGCCGACACCGTCGACCTCGCGACGCTGCCACCCACGTTGCTGCACGCGGGCAGCGAGGAGACGCTGCTGAGCGACTCGATCCGGATGGCCGATCGCATGCGCATGGCCGGTGGCGACGTCGCACTGGAGGTGTGGCCGGGCTTGCCTCACACGGTTCCGTTGGTGTTCCCCGAGATCATGGAGGCCGACGTGACCTTCGAGCGCATCGCCGACTTCAGCGCCGTCCACACGTCGTGA
- a CDS encoding response regulator, translating into MIKVLLADDQSLLRLGFRAVLDKQPDLEVVGEAADGERAVAMTRALRPDVVLMDVRMPVMDGIEATRRILASGSAARVLVLTTFDLDEYVFAALRAGASGFLVKDATPAELTGGIRVVAAGDAAVAPGVTRRLIERFAEHLPATERVPPGDDRLNSLTEREHDVLVQVARGRSNQEIAELIHVSQATVKVHVGRILAKLGLRDRAQVIVFAYENGVVRPGEPHV; encoded by the coding sequence GTGATCAAGGTGCTGCTGGCCGATGACCAGTCGCTACTGCGGCTCGGATTCCGCGCCGTGCTGGACAAACAGCCCGACCTGGAGGTCGTCGGTGAGGCCGCCGACGGCGAACGGGCCGTCGCCATGACGCGGGCACTGCGCCCCGACGTCGTCCTCATGGACGTGCGCATGCCGGTGATGGACGGCATCGAGGCCACCCGCCGCATCCTCGCCTCCGGTTCGGCCGCGCGGGTTCTCGTCCTGACCACATTCGACCTCGACGAGTACGTGTTCGCCGCGCTGCGGGCCGGGGCGTCGGGGTTCCTCGTCAAGGACGCCACCCCCGCCGAGCTGACCGGCGGCATCCGCGTCGTGGCCGCCGGGGACGCCGCCGTGGCTCCGGGGGTGACCCGGCGCCTGATCGAGCGGTTCGCCGAACACCTGCCCGCGACGGAGCGGGTCCCGCCCGGTGACGACCGTCTGAACAGCCTCACCGAGCGGGAACACGACGTCCTGGTTCAGGTCGCGCGCGGCCGGTCCAACCAGGAGATCGCCGAACTCATCCACGTCTCCCAGGCCACCGTGAAGGTCCACGTCGGACGGATCCTGGCCAAACTCGGGCTGCGCGACCGCGCCCAGGTGATCGTCTTCGCCTACGAGAACGGTGTGGTGCGGCCCGGCGAACCTCACGTGTGA
- a CDS encoding sensor histidine kinase translates to MRRVREFAGKRPVIADVVVAVVVAVVSLPATVGGDTAAGVLEPGTGVVGFGWLWFVAVHVPLTWRRRAPVVVFWTVLGLVAACALAGMTGVFFVFAPLVALYTVARHRSVRRLWPAVAAVAMALGVAAGREPSQWPAIAGVLAVVVAVAACGIAVRVRRALLDERARRAREELERQAKATVASERERLAREVHDIVAHNLAVMVALADGAALTVDASPAEAGDMMGKSAATGREALGELRRLVRVLRDGDGQHRGGEQADVSTEPQAPELEQLVERVREAGLHVELVRDGEPVEREDVEASVYRIVQESLTNVLKHAGAEARARVQLRYEATGVEVTIVDNGAGQAIQARASGGHGLAGIAERAKAHGGEAEAGPVPGGGWQVRVRLPFADGSA, encoded by the coding sequence ATGCGCCGGGTTCGCGAGTTCGCCGGGAAGCGTCCGGTGATCGCGGATGTCGTTGTGGCTGTAGTGGTCGCGGTGGTGTCGTTGCCCGCGACCGTTGGTGGGGACACGGCGGCGGGGGTGCTGGAGCCGGGCACAGGGGTGGTCGGGTTCGGCTGGCTGTGGTTCGTCGCCGTGCATGTTCCGTTGACGTGGCGGCGGCGAGCGCCGGTCGTCGTGTTCTGGACGGTGCTGGGGCTGGTGGCGGCGTGCGCGCTGGCCGGGATGACCGGCGTGTTCTTCGTGTTCGCGCCGCTGGTCGCGCTGTACACGGTGGCGCGGCATCGGTCGGTTCGGCGGCTGTGGCCAGCCGTCGCGGCGGTTGCCATGGCATTGGGTGTGGCGGCGGGGCGGGAACCGTCGCAGTGGCCCGCGATCGCGGGGGTGCTGGCGGTTGTCGTCGCGGTCGCGGCGTGTGGCATCGCGGTGCGGGTTCGGCGCGCGTTGCTGGACGAGCGGGCCCGGCGGGCGCGGGAAGAGCTTGAGCGGCAGGCGAAGGCGACGGTTGCGTCGGAGCGGGAGCGGTTGGCTCGGGAGGTGCATGACATCGTCGCTCATAACCTTGCGGTGATGGTGGCGTTGGCCGACGGCGCCGCGCTCACCGTCGATGCGAGCCCCGCCGAGGCGGGGGACATGATGGGGAAATCGGCGGCGACCGGCCGGGAAGCGTTGGGGGAGCTGCGGCGGCTGGTGCGGGTGCTGCGGGACGGGGACGGGCAGCATCGCGGCGGCGAGCAGGCCGACGTCTCGACGGAGCCGCAAGCCCCGGAGCTGGAGCAGTTGGTGGAGCGGGTGCGGGAGGCTGGGCTTCACGTCGAGCTGGTCCGCGACGGCGAACCGGTCGAACGGGAGGACGTGGAGGCGAGCGTCTACCGGATCGTTCAGGAATCGTTGACCAACGTGCTCAAACACGCGGGTGCGGAAGCAAGAGCGCGGGTCCAGCTGCGATACGAGGCCACCGGCGTCGAGGTCACGATCGTGGACAACGGTGCGGGGCAAGCGATCCAAGCCCGCGCGAGCGGCGGCCACGGGCTGGCGGGCATCGCCGAACGCGCCAAAGCCCACGGCGGGGAGGCCGAGGCCGGTCCCGTCCCCGGCGGTGGCTGGCAGGTTCGCGTCCGACTGCCGTTCGCCGACGGCTCGGCGTAA
- a CDS encoding aldo/keto reductase — MSNTLDNYRLLGSSGLRVSPLSLGAMTFGDDWGWGSDKADSRRIFDTYLERGGNFIDTANAYTAGTSEEYVGEFAEGNRDRVVIATKYSMSIRAGDPNAGGNGRKALRQSVEQSLRRLRTDHIDLLYLHAWDFTTSADEVMRGLDDLVRSGKVLYIGLSDIPAWQAARMQTIAELRGWEPLAAMQIQYSLIERTVERDLIPMAAELGMGVVPWSPLGSGVLTGKYTRADLDTQLTDDPKGTRKQVAAANGALTPRALDIADVVVAVAKEMEVAPAQVALAWTLLNPAVASPIIGARTLEQLESNLGALEVEFTDEQRERLDAASAIELGFPHDFLSGGMVNGVLHGGAKIQRR, encoded by the coding sequence ATGTCGAACACACTCGACAACTACCGACTGCTCGGCTCGTCGGGACTGCGGGTCTCGCCGCTGTCGCTGGGCGCCATGACCTTCGGCGACGACTGGGGCTGGGGTTCGGACAAGGCCGACTCCCGCCGCATCTTCGACACCTACCTGGAGCGGGGCGGCAACTTCATCGACACCGCCAACGCCTACACCGCCGGAACCTCGGAGGAGTACGTCGGCGAGTTCGCCGAGGGCAACCGCGACCGGGTGGTCATCGCCACCAAGTACTCGATGTCGATCCGCGCCGGTGACCCGAACGCTGGCGGCAACGGACGCAAGGCGCTGCGGCAGTCGGTGGAGCAGAGCCTGCGTCGGCTGCGCACCGATCACATCGACCTGCTGTACCTGCACGCCTGGGACTTCACGACCTCGGCCGACGAGGTGATGCGGGGCCTGGACGACCTGGTGCGCTCCGGCAAGGTGCTGTACATCGGGCTGTCGGACATCCCGGCTTGGCAGGCGGCGCGGATGCAGACCATCGCCGAGCTGCGCGGCTGGGAACCGTTGGCGGCCATGCAGATCCAGTACAGCCTGATCGAGCGGACCGTGGAACGGGATCTGATTCCGATGGCGGCGGAGCTGGGCATGGGCGTGGTCCCGTGGTCGCCGTTGGGCAGTGGCGTGCTGACGGGGAAGTACACGCGTGCGGACCTGGACACGCAGTTGACCGACGATCCGAAGGGCACGCGCAAGCAGGTCGCGGCGGCCAACGGTGCTTTGACGCCGCGTGCCTTGGACATCGCGGACGTCGTGGTGGCCGTGGCCAAGGAGATGGAGGTCGCTCCGGCTCAGGTCGCGTTGGCGTGGACGCTGCTCAACCCGGCGGTGGCCTCGCCGATCATCGGGGCCCGGACGTTGGAGCAGCTGGAGTCGAACCTGGGCGCGCTGGAAGTGGAGTTCACCGACGAGCAGCGGGAACGGCTGGACGCGGCCAGCGCGATTGAGCTGGGATTCCCGCACGACTTCCTCAGCGGCGGCATGGTCAACGGCGTGCTGCACGGTGGGGCGAAGATTCAGCGGCGCTGA
- a CDS encoding helix-turn-helix domain-containing protein, with protein sequence MPQAKDDAATLAAFLRARRARVTPADVGLPPGGARRVPGLRREELALLAGVSVDYYTRLEQGRDTHPSAEVLDALARVLRLNEDSRAHLHSLATAPRRRSQRRAAPSVRPSVQRMLDSMRHVPALIVTPYMDVLAFNRLGSALYPGLAELSGRERNVIRMVFLSEAGQDLFPEWQKVTAEAVAFLRAALAPDPHHPRVTELVGELSIHSDEFRRLWARHEVAQKRGGTKTFRHPQVGELTLEWDVFAHLDDGAMLVTYTAVPNSPDEERLMLLSSLAEPEPARAEPVAAPHET encoded by the coding sequence ATGCCGCAAGCCAAGGACGACGCCGCCACGCTCGCCGCGTTCCTGCGGGCCCGCCGGGCCCGGGTCACGCCCGCCGATGTCGGGCTGCCGCCGGGTGGGGCGCGCCGGGTGCCGGGGCTGCGGCGGGAGGAGCTGGCGTTGCTGGCGGGCGTGAGCGTCGACTACTACACCCGGCTGGAGCAGGGACGCGACACGCATCCCTCGGCCGAGGTGCTGGACGCGCTGGCGCGGGTGCTGCGGTTGAACGAGGACTCCCGGGCCCACCTGCACAGCCTGGCCACCGCGCCCCGCCGCCGGTCACAGCGCCGCGCGGCCCCGTCGGTGCGGCCGAGCGTGCAGCGGATGCTGGACTCGATGCGGCACGTTCCGGCGCTGATCGTGACGCCGTACATGGACGTGCTGGCGTTCAACCGGCTCGGGTCGGCCCTGTATCCGGGGCTGGCCGAGCTGTCCGGCCGCGAGCGCAACGTCATCCGGATGGTGTTCCTGTCCGAGGCGGGCCAAGACCTGTTCCCGGAGTGGCAGAAGGTCACCGCCGAGGCGGTGGCGTTCCTGCGGGCCGCGCTGGCGCCCGACCCGCACCATCCGCGCGTCACCGAACTCGTCGGCGAACTGAGCATCCACAGTGACGAGTTCCGGCGACTGTGGGCCCGGCACGAGGTGGCGCAGAAACGCGGCGGCACCAAGACCTTCCGGCATCCGCAGGTCGGTGAACTCACCCTCGAATGGGACGTGTTCGCCCACCTCGACGACGGCGCCATGCTGGTCACCTACACCGCGGTGCCGAACAGCCCCGACGAGGAGCGGCTGATGCTGCTGTCCAGCCTGGCCGAGCCGGAACCCGCACGCGCCGAGCCGGTCGCGGCCCCGCACGAGACCTGA